The proteins below come from a single Elgaria multicarinata webbii isolate HBS135686 ecotype San Diego chromosome 11, rElgMul1.1.pri, whole genome shotgun sequence genomic window:
- the LOC134406742 gene encoding olfactory receptor 10A2-like translates to MTWPNQTVINEFILLGFTKLGHLQVLLFTVFLIAYIAAMMGNFFIILLTIVDVTLHSPMYFFLRNLSSAEVGFISTIIPKMLVNLLSEKKTISLLGCKAQMYLGFSFGTMECFLLVAMAYDRFVAICNPLRYTVVMNRKFCVLLVMAAWASGLPVATIQITWLFSFPFCGSNAVSHFYCDAPPILHLACEDTYKFELFSLIATFIVIICPFVLILASYVCIIDVVLRMPSPEGRWKAFSTCSSHIMVVSLFYGTASLTYLRLRSNYSPGIKHLLSLSYVIVTPMLHPIIYSLRNKEVKDAFCRLVSGKLC, encoded by the coding sequence ATGACTTGGCCAAATCAGACTGTGATCAATGAGTTCATTCTTTTGGGGTTTACCAAGCTAGGCCATCTCCAGGTTCTTCTCTTTACTGTGTTTCTGATAGCCTACATAGCAGCTATGATGGGAAACTTCTTCATCATTTTGCTAACAATAGTGGACGTCACTTTGCACAGCCCTATGTATTTCTTCCTCAGAAACTTGTCCTCGGCAGAAGTTGGATTCATATCAACTATTATCCCTAAGATGCTTGTGAACCTCCTCTCAGAGAAAAAGACCATCTCCTTATTAGGGTGCAAGGCACAAATGTATTTGGGCTTCTCCTTTGGGACCATGGAGTGTTTCCTTTTAGTAGCCATGGCATATGACCGTTTTGTCGCCATCTGCAACCCTCTGAGGTACACAGTTGTAATGAACAGGAAGTTTTGTGTGCTGCTGGTGATGGCTGCATGGGCCTCTGGATTACCTGTTGCGACTATACAGATTACTTGGTTGTTTAGTTTCCCATTCTGTGGGTCCAATGCAGTTTCTCATTTCTACTGTGATGCTCCACCAATACTTCATCTGGCCTGCGAAGACACTTACAAATTTGAGCTCTTTTCCCTCATAGCAACATTTATAGTTATAATATGTCCATTTGTACTGATCCTGGCTTCCTATGTCTGTATTATTGATGTTGTCTTGAGGATGCCTTCGCCTGAAGGTAGATGGAAAGCCTTTTCTACTTGCTCGTCACATATCATGGTAGTGAGTCTATTTTACGGCACAGCCAGTCTGACTTATTTGCGACTACGGTCAAACTATTCTCCGGGGATCAAGCATCTTCTTTCTCTCTCGTATGTTATTGTCACACCCATGCTACATCCCATTATCTACAGCCTGAGAAACAAGGAGGTGAAGGATGCCTTCTGTAGGTTGGTGAGTGGGAAACTTTGTTGA